In Podospora pseudoanserina strain CBS 124.78 chromosome 5, whole genome shotgun sequence, a single window of DNA contains:
- a CDS encoding hypothetical protein (COG:P; EggNog:ENOG503NVJ9), giving the protein MPKMKLPTIYNVHLVAIIATLGGALFGFDISSMSAIVVTNQYITYFNNPSGVIQGAIGSALAAGSVLGSAVAGPISDKIGRRDSIMFACLFWLIGTSVQVACQNVGQLIVGRVFNGFTVGITSAQVPVYLAEIAKAEKRGSLVIIQQLAIEFGILIMYFIGYACASIPGTASFRTAWGTQFIPCVLLIIGLPFLPRSPRWLAKVGRDEEAIRTLANIQADGNIEDPRVIAEWEEIVTVMNAEREAGKGWRKFFKNGMWKRTMAGMTVQAWQQLAGANVIVYYLTYIAQMAGLEGDVAMVTSGIQYAVFIIFTGVMWLFIDKTGRRTLLVWGALGMGFCHFVIGGVMGGNHTDVPGGVGNPPNANIVIAVHSGAPANTVITFSYLLIVVYALTLAPVCWIYAAEVWSLGTRATGMSMAALSNWVFNFALGMFTPPAFVNITWKLFIIFGALCVAAAIWFWVFYPETCGKTLEEIEVMFSKDGPRPWNTRKGESRLAAEIEAVIARKEKGEQPGLAETVTRDGENKA; this is encoded by the exons ATGCCCAAGATGAAGCTCCCCACTATCTACAATGTCCACCTCgtggccatcatcgccaccctGGGCGGTGCCCTTTTCGGCTTCGACATCTCGTCCATGTCGGCCATCGTCGTCACGAACCAGTACATCACCTACTTCAACAATCCCTCGGGCGTCATCCAAGGTGCCATCGGttccgccctcgccgccggctCCGTCCTTGGCTCTGCCGTCGCAGGCCCCATCTCGGACAAGATTGGCCGGAGGGACTCCATCATGTTTGCGTGCTTATTCTGGCTCATTGGGACATCTGTGCAGGTGGCCTGCCAAAACGTCGGCCAGCTGATCGTGGGCAGAGTGTTCAACGGATTCACGGTTGGTATCACGTCCGCTCAGGTGCCCGTGTACCTGGCTGAGATCGCCAAAGCGGAAAAGAGAGGGAGTCTGGTCATTATCCAGCAGCTCGCCATCGAGTTTGGCATTTTGATCATGTACTTTATCGGCTATGCGTGTGCGAGTATCCCGGGGACGGCAAGCTTCCGGACGGCGTGGGGGACGCAGTTTATTCCTTGCGTTCTCCTCATTATTGGGCTGCCCTTTCTGCCCCGGTCCCCCAGATGGTTGGCCAAAGTGGGGAGGGATGAAGAAGCGATCCGGACGCTGGCAAACATCCAGGCGGATGGCAATATTGAGGATCCGAGGGTGATTGCCGAGTGGGAAGAGATTGTCACAGTCATGAatgcggagagggaggctggaaaggggtggaggaagtTTTTCAAGAATGGAATGTGGAAGAGGACCATGGCGGGAATGACGGTACAGGCGTGGCAGCAACTGGCTGGTGCCAATGTCATTGTGTATTACCTGACATATATCGCCCAGATGGCCGGGTTGGAGGGCGATGTGGCCATGGTTACTTCGGGTATTCAGTATgccgtcttcatcatctttaCAGGTGTCATGTG GCTTTTCATTGACAAGACTGGCCGTCGCACTCTCCTTGTCTGGGGAGCTCTTGGCATGGGCTTCTGCCACTTCGTCATCGGCGGTGTCATGGGTGGCAACCACACCGACGTTCCTGGTGGAGTTGGCAACCCCCCGAATGCCAACATTGTCATTGCTGTTCACTCGGGCGCCCCGGCCAACACTGTCATCACCTTCTCGTATCTCCTGATCGTGGTGTACGCCCTTACGCTGGCTCCAGTATGCTGGATCTACGCTGCTGAAGTGTGGTCCCTCGGCACCCGTGCCACAGGCATGTCGATGGCGGCTCTGTCCAACTGGGTCTTCAACTTTGCCTTGGGCATGTTCACGCCACCAGCTTTTGTCAACATTACCTGGAAGCTCTTTATCATATTTGGCGCCTTGTGCGTTGCCGCGGCGATCTGGTTCTGGGTGTTTTACCCAGAGACCTGCGGTAAGAcgttggaggagattgaggtcATGTTCTCTAAGGACGGGCCACGTCCGTGGAACACCAGAAAGGGCGAGTCTCGCTTGGCTGCCGAGATCGAGGCTGTCATTGctagaaaagaaaagggggagcAGCCTGGTTTGGCTGAGACTGTCACGCGCGATGGCGAAAACAAGGCTTAG
- a CDS encoding hypothetical protein (EggNog:ENOG503NW3K; COG:S) produces the protein MTLPSRAPQARDLVDLDWTGPDDADCPYNWPLWKRLYMTSIPALLCVNVSFASSVYTSGTNDISQQFNVSRTESLLGLSLFLWALGLGAIIAAPVSENYGRRIVYLTTVPIFGLFTLGSGLAPNFVTLIVCRTFAGFFGSAVVSVGGGTNADLWRPTLAGVVYPFYFVSPFLGPAFGPVVGGYLIEAKGWRWLQWVILFMIVFNYLYALPQSETYKKIILEKRTRNEKTPTRSSKVAPPSRAILQRILLKPFKMLFVESIVLFMTIYMAFNFAVFYSFFAAFPYIFGPGGHYNFTPGQQGLTFLSIALGCVVGFVGVVYIDRRTYPALETKYGVGKVPPEHRLYGAMVGSALNPASLFWFGWSANAGAHWASPVVAAVPFAVGNIMVYSSGALYIMNSYGSLHGASALSANSLLRYAFGGAFPLFTVQLFSSLGTGWASSLLGFISVVLVPVPWVLYKYGNRIRAHSQYITAA, from the coding sequence ATGACTCTCCCCTCCCGAGCGCCTCAGGCACGCGACTTGGTTGACCTGGACTGGACAGGCCCTGATGATGCCGACTGTCCCTACAACTGGCCCCTGTGGAAGCGCCTCTACATGACGAGCATTCCGGCCCTCCTCTGCGTCAACGTCTCTTTTGCCTCCTCGGTCTACACCTCGGGTACCAACGACATATCACAGCAGTTCAACGTGTCCCGCACCGAATCATTGctcggcctctccctcttcctctgggCCCTTGGTCTCGGCGCCATCATTGCTGCCCCTGTCAGCGAGAACTACGGCCGCAGGATCGTCTATTTGACGACAGTTCCCATCTTTGGCCTGTTCACCCTGGGCTCTGGACTGGCTCCCAACTTTGTCACTCTGATTGTCTGCCGCACCTTTGCTGGCTTCTTTGGCAGTGCCGTGGTGTCGGTGGGCGGCGGCACCAATGCCGATCTCTGGCGgcccaccctcgccggcgtCGTGTATCCTTTTTACTTTGTTTCGCCTTTTCTGGGGCCGGCCTTTGGGCCTGTTGTCGGCGGCTACCTGATCGAGGCCAAgggatggcgatggcttcaATGGGTTATCCTCTTCATGATCGTCTTCAACTACCTGTACGCCCTTCCGCAGTCCGAAACCTACAAAAAGATCATTCTGGAGAAGCGCACCCGAAACGAGAAAACACCCACGCGGTCCTCCAAGGTCGCTCCGCCATCCCGCGCCATCCTCCAGCGTATTCTTCTCAAGCCGTTCAAGATGCTCTTTGTCGAGTCCATCGTGCTCTTCATGACCATCTACATGGCCTTCAACTTTGCCGTTTTCTACAGCTTCTTTGCCGCATTTCCCTACATCTTTGGCCCTGGCGGCCACTACAACTTCACCCCGGGCCAGCAAGGCCTCACGTTTCTCTCCATCGCGCTGGGGTGCGTAGTAGGGTTCGTTGGGGTTGTCTACATTGACCGTCGCACGTATCCCGCATTGGAGACCAAGTATGGGGTTGGCAAAGTGCCACCTGAGCACCGTCTCTACGGCGCCATGGTGGGCAGCGCCCTCAATCCAGCCAGTTTGTTTTGGTTCGGGTGGTCCGCCAACGCAGGCGCACACTGGGCGAGCCCTGTCGTGGCCGCAGTGCCCTTTGCTGTGGGAAACATCATGGTGTACAGCAGCGGTGCCCTGTACATCATGAACTCGTATGGCTCGCTGCACGGCGCGAGTGCGCTCAGTGCCAACAGTTTGTTGAGGTATGCCTTTGGAGGTGCCTTCCCTCTGTTTACCGTGCAGCTATTCTCGTCTTTGGGTACCGGATGGGCCAGCAGTTTGTTGGGATTCATCTCCGTTGTGTTGGTTCCAGTGCCGTGGGTGTTGTACAAGTATGGCAACCGGATTCGGGCGCACAGCCAGTACATCACTGCCGCTTGA